In Cicer arietinum cultivar CDC Frontier isolate Library 1 chromosome 1, Cicar.CDCFrontier_v2.0, whole genome shotgun sequence, one DNA window encodes the following:
- the LOC140919539 gene encoding uncharacterized protein, whose product MSRPMLLVFLLIILIITSQFEWKQQLVADVELNPAVSQKQHHISTAEETVKEKIILVQEKNIRRLNELVRHLQEQLQQCKGSNGTINSTVGPLTERILELERQQILED is encoded by the exons ATGTCGAGGCCTATGttgcttgttttcttgttgaTTATACTTATAATCACTTCCCAGTTTGAGTGGAAGCAACAGCTTGTGGCCGATGTTGAATTGAATCCCGCTGTATCTCAAAAGCAGCATCATATTTCTACGGCTGAAGAAACCGTTAAGGAGAAG ATTATTTTAGTGCAAGAGAAGAATATCCGAAGACTGAATGAGCTTGTGCGGCATCTTCAGGAACAACTGCAGCAGTGTAAAGGAAGCAATGGAACTATAAATAGTACTGTAGGCCCTCTAACTGAGCGGATTCTTGAGCTTGAGCGGCAACAAATTTTAGAGGATTAA
- the LOC101495489 gene encoding NAC domain-containing protein 40, protein MEMVSKEAQMSIAASSMFPGFRFCPTDEELISYYLRKKLDGHEESVQVISEVELCKYEPWDLPAKSFIQSDNEWFFFSSRGRKYPNGSQSKRATDCGYWKATGKERNVKSGSNVIGTKRTLVFHLGRAPKGERTEWIMHEYCISDRSPDSLVVCRLKKNTEFRQNDASNRASSSHMNAVNSHESDCAASEGGIDQRGVCEQDKEVDGSSKRGSSSYGSPSMEQIDSVSESNQRPANDTTLTESSGHLKMDEEDCYAEILKNDIIKLDESSMSQGAQTRPPDPANSQPCQGTAQRRIRLRVEKSTHSQPGVRFSRTMHQSKSSSFARMTNHLMIFAFFVIALMVLFFWSLLGGHKQMKYCVKILGVNCD, encoded by the exons ATGGAAATGGTTTCCAAGGAAGCTCAGATGTCTATTGCTGCTTCCTCTATGTTTCCTGGTTTCAGATTCTGTCCCACCGATGAAGAGTTGATTTCTTATTATCTTAGGAAGAAATTGGATGGTCACGAAGAGAGTGTTCAAGTTATTTCTGAGGTTGAGCTTTGTAAATATGAACCTTGGGATTTACCAg CCAAATCATTCATTCAATCAGATAACGAGTGGTTCTTCTTCTCATCGCGTGGAAGAAAGTATCCAAACGGTTCACAAAGTAAAAGAGCTACTGATTGTGGCTACTGGAAAGCTACCGGAAAAGAGCGCAACGTGAAATCGGGTTCAAACGTCATAGGGACGAAGCGAACTTTGGTGTTTCACTTAGGTCGTGCACCTAAAGGCGAAAGGACAGAATGGATAATGCACGAGTACTGCATCAGTGACAGGTCTCCG GATTCTTTGGTTGTTTGTCGCCTCAAGAAGAACACAGAGTTTCGTCAGAACGATGCTTCCAATAGAGCCTCATCAAGTCATATGAATGCAGTTAATTCACATGAAAGTGATTGTGCTGCTTCAGAAGGTGGTATTGATCAAAGGGGTGTCTGTGAACAAGACAAGGAGGTTGATGGTAGCTCCAAGCGTGGCAGCAGCAGTTATGGTTCTCCTTCAATGGAACAAATTGATTCCGTGTCTGAATCAAATCAGCGACCAGCTAATGACACTACTTTGACAGAATCTTCCGGCCACCTAAAG ATGGATGAAGAGGATTGTTATGCAGAGATACTAAAGAATGATATCATAAAATTAGATGAATCATCAATGTCTCAAGGGGCTCAAACAAGACCACCTGACCCTGCCAATTCTCAACCCTGCCAAGGCACTGCGCAACGAAGAATACGATTAAGGGTTGAGAAATCGACGCATTCTCAACCTGGAGTTCGTTTCTCAAGAACAATGCATCAGTCCAAGAGTAGCTCCTTTGCCAGAATGACCAACCATTTGATGATATTTGCTTTCTTTGTTATTGCTCTgatggttttatttttttggtcttTATTGGGTGGTCACAAACAAATGAAATATTGTGTGAAAATATTGGGTGTAAATTGTGATTAG